In Lactobacillus sp. PV012, one genomic interval encodes:
- a CDS encoding ATP-binding cassette domain-containing protein → MEIVNIFDKNILKGVSFSIKKGERLAVIGPNGAGKTTLLNIVSGFNTPIKGKIIGNYRKEMVFQENLLDDNLTIKQNLRMRLPSKKEYASVEKMLKSYGISNTSLKYKELSGGQKRIVNLLRVTAMPIDLLILDELSAGVDAKIRKMMWEILRTDYAEKLAIIYTTHVLEELAYADKILYLKRGKIIYYGDSKNFREKLPMYKLVLNEKNTEYFLTPKKAFDYLEKHPTYLTQSFEIRKVSYEDIFMYQEGE, encoded by the coding sequence ATGGAAATTGTAAATATATTTGACAAGAATATTTTAAAGGGAGTGAGTTTTTCTATTAAAAAAGGAGAAAGACTTGCTGTTATTGGGCCAAATGGGGCTGGTAAGACTACTTTATTAAATATAGTGAGTGGATTTAATACTCCGATAAAAGGAAAAATTATCGGGAATTACAGAAAAGAAATGGTATTTCAAGAAAATCTTTTGGATGATAATTTAACTATTAAACAAAATTTGCGTATGAGATTACCTTCAAAGAAAGAATATGCTAGTGTTGAAAAAATGCTAAAAAGTTATGGAATTAGCAATACATCATTAAAATATAAAGAATTATCTGGAGGTCAAAAAAGGATAGTTAACTTACTTAGAGTAACTGCAATGCCAATAGATTTATTAATACTAGATGAGTTATCTGCTGGTGTGGATGCAAAAATTAGAAAAATGATGTGGGAAATCTTAAGGACGGATTATGCGGAAAAATTAGCAATTATATATACAACTCACGTTCTTGAGGAATTAGCTTATGCTGACAAAATTTTATATTTAAAGAGAGGGAAAATCATTTATTATGGAGATTCAAAAAACTTCAGAGAAAAATTACCAATGTATAAATTGGTTTTAAATGAAAAAAATACTGAATATTTTTTAACTCCTAAAAAAGCCTTTGACTATCTAGAAAAACATCCTACATATCTCACTCAATCTTTTGAAATAAGAAAAGTAAGCTATGAAGATATATTTATGTATCAAGAGGGAGAGTAG
- the hpt gene encoding hypoxanthine phosphoribosyltransferase encodes MAKGDNITNIIDHVLYSQEDIQEMCKRLGQQLTQDYAGKNPLVVGALKGAVFFLTDLVRNMDVVMENDFIDVSSYGDGFESSGKVTLDTDVKADVKGRDVLIVEDIVDTGHTLKFMEDLLLQRGAKSVKCCALLNKPARREEDVTVDYYGAEVQNQFVVGYGLDYLNKYRNIPYIGVLKPEVIKANLNK; translated from the coding sequence ATGGCAAAAGGTGACAACATTACTAATATCATTGATCACGTTTTATATAGTCAAGAAGATATTCAAGAAATGTGTAAACGTTTAGGACAACAACTTACACAAGATTATGCTGGAAAGAATCCACTTGTAGTGGGTGCTCTAAAAGGTGCTGTCTTTTTCTTAACTGACTTAGTTCGTAATATGGACGTTGTAATGGAAAACGACTTTATTGATGTGTCTAGTTATGGGGATGGCTTTGAATCAAGCGGTAAAGTGACATTAGACACTGATGTTAAAGCAGATGTCAAAGGTCGCGATGTCTTAATTGTAGAAGATATCGTAGATACAGGCCATACTTTAAAATTTATGGAAGATCTTTTGTTACAACGTGGGGCCAAATCGGTTAAGTGTTGTGCACTTTTAAATAAACCAGCACGCCGCGAAGAAGATGTGACAGTTGACTATTATGGTGCAGAAGTACAAAATCAATTTGTAGTTGGGTATGGATTAGATTATCTTAATAAGTACCGTAATATTCCTTATATTGGCGTTTTAAAGCCTGAAGTTATTAAGGCAAACTTAAATAAATAA
- the wecB gene encoding non-hydrolyzing UDP-N-acetylglucosamine 2-epimerase yields the protein MKQLKVMTVFGTRPEAIKMAPVVLKLQADSRFKPVTVVTAQHREMLDQVLEIFKIVPDYDFNIMHKNQTLEEITSKVMLDLSKVIKKEKPDIVLVHGDTTTSFAASLATFYQQTTLGHVEAGLRTWNKYSPFPEEMNRQMTDDLADLYFAPTELSKENLIKENHPAKNIYVTGNTAIDALQQTVQQEYHHEVLDQIEDGKRIILVTMHRRENQGEPMKRVFQVMKEVVDSYNDVEIIYPVHLSPAVRKVATEVLGNDKRIHLIDPVDVVDFHNLAKRSYFIMTDSGGVQEEAPSLGKPVLVLRDTTERPEGVKAGTLKLVGTDQTKVRQAMIKLLEDKEFYNQMATATNPYGDGHASEKILEAMIEYEKNKTR from the coding sequence ATGAAGCAATTAAAGGTAATGACTGTTTTTGGTACTCGACCAGAAGCAATTAAAATGGCACCTGTTGTTCTAAAGCTGCAAGCTGATTCACGCTTTAAGCCGGTAACAGTAGTAACTGCTCAACATCGCGAAATGTTAGATCAAGTACTAGAAATTTTTAAAATTGTGCCTGATTATGATTTTAATATTATGCACAAGAATCAAACTTTAGAAGAAATTACTTCTAAAGTGATGCTTGATTTGTCTAAAGTTATCAAAAAAGAAAAGCCAGATATTGTGTTGGTGCATGGTGATACCACAACAAGTTTTGCAGCAAGTCTAGCTACCTTTTATCAACAAACTACTTTGGGACATGTGGAAGCAGGTTTGCGAACTTGGAATAAATATTCTCCATTTCCTGAAGAAATGAATCGTCAAATGACTGATGACTTAGCCGATTTATATTTTGCACCGACAGAGTTAAGCAAAGAAAATTTAATAAAAGAAAACCATCCTGCTAAAAATATTTATGTAACTGGAAATACAGCAATTGATGCTTTACAGCAAACTGTTCAACAAGAGTATCATCATGAGGTTTTAGATCAAATTGAAGATGGTAAAAGAATTATTTTAGTGACAATGCACCGACGTGAAAATCAAGGTGAGCCGATGAAAAGAGTATTTCAGGTGATGAAAGAAGTTGTAGATAGTTACAATGATGTTGAAATTATTTATCCAGTTCACCTATCACCAGCAGTACGTAAAGTAGCAACAGAAGTATTGGGTAATGACAAGCGCATTCACTTAATTGATCCTGTTGATGTAGTAGATTTTCATAATCTTGCTAAAAGAAGTTACTTTATTATGACTGATTCAGGAGGAGTGCAAGAAGAAGCACCTAGCTTAGGAAAGCCAGTTTTGGTATTGCGTGATACAACTGAAAGACCAGAAGGAGTTAAGGCGGGAACGTTAAAATTAGTAGGGACAGATCAAACAAAAGTGCGCCAAGCAATGATAAAACTTTTAGAAGATAAAGAATTTTATAATCAGATGGCAACTGCTACAAATCCTTATGGAGATGGCCATGCAAGTGAAAAAATATTAGAGGCAATGATTGAATATGAAAAAAATAAGACCAGGTAA
- a CDS encoding DEAD/DEAH box helicase — MYSSKIKDVLAQEKKLKPTLIQEKTYEPIINGDDVVGLAKTGTGKTLAYGLPVLERIKKVGGQAIILEPTTELAIQTRNALQKYLSALQLKSLTLVGAGNRKRQLERLRKEKPEILIATPGRLFDFISERKVDLEKIKSLVIDEADDILEFTKADLLVSLSQNLEQDSQILLFGASESRVTKDAENLFERQFILIDVRPDQKSSVDHSFLQVSNQYKIQFLQRLAKLDKFKGILFFDSTETEMKFARIFAHSKTPFSVLSNQTNKQERERILRKFRLGHSKLLFATDLAARGLDIPDLTYVINFEIPSELNTYIHRSGRTGRMNNEGHVVTLGDDHDFRDLKKLLNNEFDLQRVYFEGYHLTTTKPQDQKKKINKVQNEEKTSKVKRTSKKKRWRNKKNKGYHPHKRKEGK, encoded by the coding sequence ATGTATAGTTCAAAAATTAAAGATGTCTTGGCACAAGAAAAAAAGTTAAAGCCGACTTTAATTCAAGAAAAAACTTATGAACCAATTATAAATGGAGACGATGTTGTTGGATTAGCTAAAACTGGAACCGGGAAGACCCTAGCTTATGGCTTGCCTGTTTTAGAGCGCATTAAAAAAGTTGGTGGCCAAGCGATAATTTTAGAGCCAACAACGGAATTAGCTATTCAAACACGCAATGCTTTACAAAAATACCTTAGTGCCTTGCAATTAAAGTCTTTAACTTTAGTTGGAGCTGGAAATCGCAAGCGTCAACTAGAACGTTTACGTAAGGAAAAACCAGAAATTTTGATTGCAACACCAGGACGTTTATTTGATTTTATTTCAGAAAGGAAAGTAGATCTGGAAAAAATAAAATCTTTAGTAATTGATGAAGCAGATGATATTTTAGAATTTACAAAGGCGGATTTATTAGTATCTTTAAGTCAAAATTTAGAACAAGATTCACAAATTTTGCTTTTTGGAGCTTCTGAATCAAGAGTTACCAAAGATGCTGAAAATTTATTTGAACGTCAATTTATCTTAATAGACGTGCGTCCAGATCAAAAATCATCAGTTGACCATAGTTTTTTGCAAGTTTCTAACCAATATAAAATACAATTTTTACAAAGACTAGCTAAGTTAGATAAGTTTAAAGGAATTCTCTTTTTTGATTCGACAGAAACGGAAATGAAATTTGCAAGAATTTTTGCTCATAGCAAAACACCATTTTCGGTCTTAAGCAATCAAACTAACAAACAAGAAAGAGAAAGAATTTTACGCAAATTTAGATTGGGTCATAGTAAATTATTGTTTGCGACCGATTTAGCTGCTCGTGGCTTAGATATTCCAGACTTAACTTATGTAATTAATTTTGAAATTCCAAGTGAACTTAACACTTATATTCACCGTAGTGGTAGAACAGGAAGAATGAATAATGAAGGTCATGTGGTGACATTGGGAGATGACCATGATTTTCGTGATTTGAAAAAGCTCTTAAATAATGAATTTGACTTACAAAGAGTATATTTTGAAGGTTATCATTTAACTACCACCAAACCTCAAGATCAAAAGAAAAAGATAAATAAAGTACAAAATGAAGAAAAAACGAGCAAAGTAAAGAGAACTTCTAAAAAGAAGAGATGGCGTAATAAGAAAAATAAAGGATACCATCCTCATAAGAGAAAAGAAGGTAAGTAA
- a CDS encoding GtrA family protein produces the protein MTKKHKDSSDITRAQIRQLGARLVARHRNFYAYTFFGFLAALINIVSFILFHSWWKIPLIYANTLSFIVSNLVSFVFNKHGVFVENVDTRHGTIYQLGLFFLYRILSLIPDNLIMLVGLSWLHWNTLFVKTIDQILVGIFNYLTTKSIFLNTSSRFTKYFKNKRAKNKIK, from the coding sequence ATGACTAAAAAGCATAAAGATTCTTCTGATATTACTAGAGCACAAATTAGACAACTCGGAGCTCGACTAGTAGCAAGACATCGTAATTTTTATGCTTACACTTTTTTTGGCTTTTTAGCTGCCTTAATTAATATTGTTAGTTTTATTCTTTTTCATAGTTGGTGGAAAATTCCTTTAATCTACGCCAACACTTTATCATTTATTGTTTCTAACTTAGTTTCTTTTGTTTTTAACAAGCATGGAGTATTTGTGGAGAACGTAGACACTCGCCATGGAACAATTTATCAATTGGGCTTGTTTTTTCTTTATCGGATTTTAAGTTTAATTCCTGACAACTTAATTATGTTAGTCGGACTTTCTTGGCTTCACTGGAATACATTATTTGTTAAAACAATTGACCAAATTTTAGTGGGGATCTTCAACTATCTAACTACTAAATCTATTTTCCTTAATACTAGTAGTCGCTTTACCAAATATTTTAAAAATAAAAGAGCAAAAAATAAGATCAAGTAA
- the map gene encoding type I methionyl aminopeptidase → MITIKSKRELIGMQKSGRLLASMFEALRDFIKPGITAWDIEEFCQDFMKKHGGRLSEQGFEGYKYGTCISVNEEIAHQIPRKDRVLKEGDLVSVDVTCNLDGYETDSCTTYAVGKISKEDQRLLDVTEKAMYMGIDQAVVGNRIGDIGSVIQKYVEDDNGFGDVRELVGHGIQPTIHEDPEVPHYGKAGHGLRLREGMTITVEPMVEAGGDWRIKQTSVDDPNDDWIFYATPDGSKSAQFEHTFAITKDGPKILTLQKPYDGLEKYVPHFDEE, encoded by the coding sequence ATGATTACAATTAAATCAAAAAGAGAATTGATCGGAATGCAAAAATCTGGTCGTTTGCTTGCTTCAATGTTTGAAGCGTTACGAGACTTTATTAAACCCGGAATTACTGCTTGGGATATTGAAGAGTTTTGCCAAGATTTTATGAAGAAACATGGTGGTCGTTTATCTGAACAGGGTTTTGAAGGCTACAAGTACGGAACTTGTATCAGTGTTAATGAAGAAATTGCCCACCAAATTCCACGTAAGGATCGTGTTTTAAAAGAAGGTGATCTTGTTAGTGTTGATGTAACTTGCAACCTAGATGGCTACGAAACAGATTCATGTACGACTTATGCTGTAGGTAAAATTTCTAAAGAAGATCAAAGATTACTAGATGTTACTGAAAAAGCAATGTACATGGGAATTGATCAAGCAGTAGTAGGTAACCGTATTGGGGATATTGGTAGTGTTATTCAAAAGTATGTTGAAGATGACAATGGTTTTGGAGATGTACGTGAATTAGTAGGTCATGGTATTCAACCAACAATCCATGAAGATCCAGAAGTACCTCATTATGGTAAAGCTGGCCACGGCTTACGTTTACGTGAAGGAATGACAATTACTGTTGAACCAATGGTAGAAGCAGGTGGAGACTGGCGTATCAAGCAAACTAGTGTAGATGATCCTAATGACGATTGGATTTTCTATGCAACACCAGATGGTTCTAAGTCTGCTCAATTTGAACATACTTTTGCTATTACAAAAGATGGTCCTAAGATTCTTACTCTTCAAAAACCATATGATGGTTTAGAAAAATATGTACCCCATTTTGATGAAGAATAA
- a CDS encoding GH25 family lysozyme, with translation MHRYHHRITLPLIILTLIIVLGILGIGFFNILNNKNTTVPRGANMSVLGIELNQNINKVDLHQVQENGISFVYLRSTQGKTYFDDDYYLYRDQLKGTKLSYGSILTFSDESTPLEQYNYFNKKVGKYSGNLPIMIVPAEKNDSKKYWEKLARLTTYFQQSGRSVIVADNHQWQKLFSSQTQFLYTGASLKKRKDYSFWCYTQKGRVKDTDYLDRDVTMFAYLGSMASYQQLYDSDLTQ, from the coding sequence GTGCATAGATACCACCATCGGATAACATTGCCTCTGATTATTTTAACCTTGATTATTGTATTGGGGATTTTAGGAATAGGTTTCTTTAATATTTTGAATAATAAAAATACGACAGTTCCAAGAGGAGCTAATATGAGCGTATTAGGAATTGAGTTAAATCAAAATATTAATAAAGTTGATTTGCATCAAGTACAAGAAAATGGAATTTCTTTTGTTTATTTGAGATCTACCCAAGGAAAGACTTATTTCGACGATGATTATTATCTTTATCGAGATCAGTTAAAGGGAACCAAGCTGTCATATGGTTCAATTTTAACTTTTAGTGATGAAAGTACACCGCTGGAACAGTACAATTATTTTAATAAAAAAGTAGGTAAATATAGTGGAAATTTGCCAATTATGATTGTTCCAGCAGAGAAAAATGATAGTAAAAAGTATTGGGAAAAATTGGCCAGGTTAACAACCTATTTCCAACAAAGTGGACGTAGCGTAATAGTGGCTGATAACCATCAGTGGCAAAAGCTTTTTTCATCCCAAACACAATTTCTTTATACGGGAGCTAGTTTAAAGAAAAGAAAAGATTATTCATTTTGGTGCTATACTCAAAAAGGACGAGTTAAAGATACTGATTATTTAGATCGAGATGTGACAATGTTTGCTTATTTAGGAAGTATGGCTTCTTATCAGCAGCTTTATGATTCAGATTTGACACAATAA
- a CDS encoding flavodoxin produces the protein MKAQIVFASMTGNNEDMAEILEENLLQAGLDVTTTDISFADATSFLDSDLCIVVTYTYGEGVMTDELKDFYDQLLTLNLTGKKFAVMGSGDRTYKDHFCENVNDFEKAFKKVGAIEVADPVKIENAVEDEDIDLIDQAAKQMVEGLHD, from the coding sequence ATGAAAGCACAAATAGTTTTTGCTAGTATGACTGGCAATAACGAAGATATGGCAGAAATTTTAGAAGAGAACTTACTACAAGCAGGTTTGGATGTAACTACTACTGACATCAGTTTTGCAGATGCAACTTCTTTTTTAGATAGTGATCTTTGCATCGTAGTAACCTATACCTACGGCGAAGGTGTAATGACTGATGAATTAAAAGACTTTTATGACCAACTACTTACCTTAAATTTAACAGGGAAAAAGTTTGCGGTTATGGGGTCAGGAGATCGAACTTACAAAGATCATTTTTGTGAAAATGTAAATGACTTTGAAAAAGCTTTTAAAAAAGTTGGTGCAATCGAAGTAGCTGATCCAGTAAAAATTGAAAATGCTGTTGAAGATGAAGATATTGACTTAATTGATCAAGCAGCAAAGCAAATGGTTGAGGGCTTACATGACTAA
- a CDS encoding PTS sugar transporter subunit IIC → MARLVNWLENYVLPIATKLGQIRWLVALRDTFISLLPITMAGSIAMLFNSLIKAVHYRFSWEHFYSLMHPVMIMDNIVWNGTFAIFAIYFALSWGYHLAKTYEVNTLAGAVVTLASFVMSVSDVIQLDYRGKQIDVKNVVDIKQFSTTGLFTAIIFGLIGMGVFILASRARATLRVNPTLPHAEWVAFTTLLPILLAIFVVAAINCAFQEITGTYFGDWLLKSIQSPLVNLGQGFGVVLLLTALVQLFWFFGINGVSVLTPVIDSLWLTPENINVTAVRNGNVIPYTWVKDSFNVFAWFGGAGGTLMLVVAILLFSKRSDFRTVAKMAFAPAVFNINEPMLFGLPVVFNPVYLIPFVAAPMVNVSLAYWVTKLGWVNPVQIFVPGVMPPLLNAFLGTNYDWRAIILVLVNMVIALIIWMPFVFAADKIAQDEQRNFQMYQY, encoded by the coding sequence ATGGCGCGCTTAGTAAATTGGCTAGAAAATTATGTTTTACCAATTGCAACTAAATTAGGTCAGATTCGCTGGTTGGTAGCACTGCGAGATACATTTATTTCTCTATTACCTATTACAATGGCTGGCTCAATTGCTATGCTTTTTAATAGTTTAATAAAAGCTGTCCATTATCGTTTTAGTTGGGAACATTTTTATAGTTTAATGCATCCTGTAATGATTATGGATAATATTGTGTGGAATGGTACTTTTGCAATTTTTGCAATTTATTTTGCACTTTCTTGGGGATATCACTTAGCTAAGACTTATGAAGTAAATACTTTGGCTGGAGCGGTAGTAACCTTGGCTTCGTTTGTAATGAGCGTAAGTGATGTTATTCAGTTGGATTATCGTGGCAAGCAAATTGATGTCAAAAACGTAGTAGATATTAAGCAATTTTCAACAACAGGATTGTTTACAGCAATTATTTTTGGCTTAATTGGTATGGGAGTTTTCATCTTGGCTTCACGAGCAAGAGCTACCTTGAGAGTAAATCCTACTTTACCCCATGCTGAATGGGTAGCCTTTACAACCTTGCTCCCAATTTTGCTAGCAATTTTTGTGGTAGCAGCAATTAATTGTGCTTTCCAGGAAATAACAGGGACCTATTTTGGTGATTGGCTATTAAAATCAATCCAATCACCTCTAGTTAATTTGGGGCAAGGATTTGGCGTAGTACTTTTATTAACAGCCTTGGTGCAGTTATTTTGGTTCTTTGGGATTAATGGTGTTAGTGTCTTAACACCCGTAATTGATTCCTTATGGCTTACGCCAGAAAATATTAATGTGACTGCTGTAAGAAATGGAAATGTAATTCCTTACACTTGGGTAAAAGACTCATTCAATGTTTTTGCCTGGTTTGGTGGTGCGGGTGGCACGCTAATGTTGGTAGTGGCAATATTATTATTTTCAAAAAGGTCCGATTTTAGGACAGTTGCTAAAATGGCTTTTGCCCCCGCAGTGTTTAATATCAATGAACCAATGCTTTTTGGATTGCCAGTAGTCTTTAATCCGGTATATCTCATTCCTTTTGTGGCAGCACCAATGGTAAATGTAAGTTTAGCTTATTGGGTTACTAAGTTAGGATGGGTGAATCCAGTACAAATCTTTGTTCCAGGAGTAATGCCACCATTGCTTAATGCATTTTTAGGAACAAACTATGACTGGCGAGCCATTATTTTGGTATTAGTTAATATGGTAATTGCTTTAATAATTTGGATGCCATTTGTCTTTGCGGCTGATAAAATTGCCCAAGATGAACAAAGAAACTTCCAAATGTATCAATATTAA
- a CDS encoding hemolysin family protein yields the protein MSSATLTTNLIIILLIFIVAIFFVVAEFALVTVRPSQLEDMIANKKGNTKKLKRALHMAHNLNEYLSTTQVGTTLVGVILGWLGEATIEEALTDLFKLTPWFGPKTSGFLGAIVGIILLTYLEVVITEIVPKNVAIDTPVKCLMAVVTPLTVFHTLVYPFVWLLNISANGLLHLMGMKTASEEDEVYSQSEILRLSRNAVSGGSLDKDDLLYMERAFELNDKIAKDIMTDRTQLEVLNYKDNVQTALQKYLEYGFSRFPVVRDHNKDDVVGYVYSYDIVLQDQNNPQVPITRIIRAIITVPESMLIQDILQLMIKKHTPIVLVVDEYGGTSGIVTDKDIYEELFGSIKDEIDDVADEYIVRDDHGNIHVSGKTTLYDFERFFHKKLKNFEDSDIITIGGYMMEHYPNLKRGESVEFEGFKFELVDVEQGFMRWFIVSETSK from the coding sequence TTGTCGTCTGCTACTTTAACAACAAATTTAATTATTATATTATTGATTTTTATTGTTGCGATTTTCTTTGTTGTGGCTGAATTTGCATTAGTTACTGTGCGTCCCAGTCAATTAGAGGATATGATTGCTAATAAAAAGGGAAATACTAAAAAGCTAAAAAGAGCGCTCCATATGGCGCATAATTTAAATGAATACCTCTCTACAACTCAAGTGGGAACTACATTAGTGGGAGTTATTTTAGGGTGGTTAGGTGAGGCTACAATTGAAGAAGCCCTAACTGATTTGTTTAAATTAACTCCATGGTTTGGTCCGAAAACAAGTGGCTTTTTGGGAGCGATTGTCGGAATTATTTTGTTAACTTATTTAGAAGTGGTTATTACAGAAATTGTGCCTAAAAATGTCGCTATTGATACACCCGTAAAATGTTTGATGGCAGTTGTAACGCCGTTAACAGTTTTTCATACATTAGTATATCCATTTGTGTGGTTACTCAATATTAGTGCAAATGGTTTATTACATCTGATGGGAATGAAAACTGCTAGTGAAGAAGACGAAGTTTATTCACAGTCAGAAATCTTACGTTTATCACGTAATGCTGTAAGTGGTGGTTCACTTGATAAAGATGATTTACTTTATATGGAACGTGCCTTTGAATTAAATGATAAGATTGCTAAGGATATTATGACGGATCGGACTCAACTTGAAGTATTAAATTATAAGGATAATGTTCAAACAGCGCTCCAAAAATATCTAGAATATGGTTTTAGCAGATTTCCGGTAGTTAGAGATCATAATAAAGATGATGTAGTTGGATATGTTTATTCTTATGATATTGTTTTACAAGATCAAAATAATCCTCAAGTACCTATTACAAGAATTATTCGAGCAATTATTACGGTCCCAGAATCGATGTTAATTCAAGATATTTTACAACTAATGATTAAAAAACACACACCAATTGTATTAGTTGTTGATGAATATGGTGGTACAAGTGGGATAGTCACTGATAAAGATATTTATGAAGAACTTTTTGGGTCAATTAAAGATGAAATTGACGATGTTGCAGATGAATACATTGTTCGAGATGATCATGGTAATATTCATGTTTCTGGCAAGACAACACTTTATGACTTTGAGAGATTCTTCCACAAGAAGCTAAAGAATTTTGAAGATAGCGATATTATTACAATTGGGGGCTACATGATGGAGCATTATCCCAACTTAAAGCGTGGAGAAAGTGTTGAATTTGAAGGCTTTAAATTTGAGTTAGTAGATGTTGAACAAGGTTTCATGCGTTGGTTTATTGTTTCTGAAACTTCTAAGTAA
- a CDS encoding nitroreductase translates to MDFKDVLDHRRATRKFSSQQVNDKVLTQIIEDAQRAPSLLNSQPWRVYVAQGEVVDKIRKEFQDLVEAGEPSREDFSKLLKVEWDVFPSKNMSSMSDNLSFFLRGEMDQFQDAQEWLYDAHTFIYMTIPKKSPAWSLFDLGAFSQTLMLSAANHGLATMPSHQIVKYPDVIRKYLPISEDEAIGMAIGIGYPDKRASINSYHSKRLPVDSILKITK, encoded by the coding sequence GTGGACTTTAAAGATGTTTTAGATCATAGAAGAGCAACAAGAAAATTCAGTAGTCAACAAGTAAATGACAAGGTGCTTACTCAAATAATTGAAGATGCTCAACGTGCACCTTCATTATTAAATTCACAGCCTTGGCGTGTTTATGTAGCGCAAGGTGAAGTAGTAGATAAAATTCGAAAAGAATTTCAAGATTTGGTAGAAGCTGGAGAACCTTCGAGAGAAGATTTTTCTAAGTTATTAAAAGTTGAATGGGATGTTTTTCCGAGTAAGAATATGTCTAGTATGAGTGACAATCTTAGTTTCTTTTTAAGAGGAGAAATGGATCAATTCCAAGATGCCCAAGAATGGTTATATGATGCCCATACTTTTATCTACATGACAATTCCTAAGAAATCTCCAGCTTGGTCATTGTTTGATTTGGGAGCATTTTCACAAACTTTAATGCTTTCTGCTGCAAATCATGGACTTGCTACTATGCCATCACACCAAATTGTTAAGTATCCAGATGTAATTAGAAAATACTTACCAATTTCAGAAGATGAAGCAATTGGAATGGCAATTGGTATTGGATATCCAGATAAACGTGCTTCAATTAATTCATATCATTCAAAACGTTTACCAGTAGATTCAATTTTAAAAATTACTAAGTAA